One region of Thunnus albacares chromosome 8, fThuAlb1.1, whole genome shotgun sequence genomic DNA includes:
- the LOC122988111 gene encoding transmembrane protein 74 has translation MASPELLSADEGGKQPDPPNVLDRVSSALHVRKLVGSTGGALPGEGCCNLARGCHGRCHSSPRTAPRKGGAEVKLGHLGEEKVRVCCDEELETSFTYIDENVNLRLASPENSCKSTHRPVRNGEACSETLPEFSFMSEDDLSFGEGSGTSIDYGFISAVTFLVTGISLVIISYAVPRDVVVDRDSVSAREMERLEMESARIGAHLDRCVIAGLCLLTLGGVVLSTLLMISMWKGEMYRRKIIAYSKRSAKLYGSISLKTRSSPSHSSAHLSLQEEMEETVT, from the coding sequence ATGGCTTCTCCGGAGCTGCTTTCTGCAGATGAGGGAGGCAAACAGCCCGATCCTCCCAACGTCCTTGACCGTGTTTCCAGCGCGCTGCATGTCCGCAAGCTGGTCGGATCAACAGGAGGAGCGCTCCCCGGGGAGGGCTGCTGTAACCTGGCCCGGGGCTGCCATGGCCGGTGTCATTCATCACCAAGGACGGCGCCACGCAAGGGAGGCGCGGAGGTTAAACTCGGTCACCTCGGCGAGGAGAAAGTCCGAGTTTGCTGCGACGAGGAATTAGAGACATCCTTCACCTACATTGATGAGAATGTTAACCTGCGACTGGCCAGCCCGGAAAATAGTTGTAAAAGTACTCACAGACCCGTGCGCAACGGCGAGGCTTGCTCCGAGACGTTGCCAGAATTCTCCTTCATGTCCGAGGATGATCTCTCCTTCGGGGAAGGCTCCGGGACTTCTATAGACTACGGGTTTATCAGTGCAGTCACGTTTTTGGTGACCGGGATCTCCTTGGTGATCATCTCCTACGCCGTGCCACGGGATGTGGTGGTGGACCGCGACAGCGTGTCGGCGAGGGAGATGGAAAGGCTGGAGATGGAGAGCGCCCGGATAGGCGCCCACTTGGATCGGTGCGTCATAGCTGGACTTTGCCTGCTCACACTGGGCGGCGTGGTGCTCTCCACGCTGCTGATGATTTCCATGTGGAAGGGGGAGATGTACAGGAGAAAGATCATCGCTTACTCGAAGCGCTCTGCCAAACTGTATGGCTCGATCAGCCTGAAAACGAGATCCAGTCCCAGTCACTCATCTGCGCACTTGTCCCTGCAGGAGGAAATGGAGGAAACTGTGACTTAA